The window ACCTGTATTacctcacccacccaccaccaccaccaccaccaacacacacacacaaacacgatCTTCGCcgaagacacgcacacagagaatCGCGAGCACCTtcccatgcacacacacatgcgcaagCACAGTATCGGCACATAATCTCCCtacagatatatatatatatatctacgTGTGTGCCCTGCTTTCTAGTTGACCTATTTTAGCGTTGCCGCGGTGTgctgcccacccacccacccaccccctcccacttTTGCGCGTCTGAGGCATCCGCCATCGGTCCACGTGGTGGTGCACACTTCCTCCCACTCGCCACTGCCCTATAAACTGCCAccagccctccccccccctcaccgcctcctcctcctctgtgaGCTGAACTGTGCGCGCACGAAAGTAAGTGCTCCCTGACCAGACCTCgtgtgcttgcttgcttgcgttcctctctctttgttCCGGGTCGTGGTTGGTGAGCCCACCCGCGACCTCCACCACACCGTTGTTGAGCGCCgactctccctccctcttcatGTGGCTCGCCCCATGCGGAAGACGTCGCACCCGACgagcgaggcgcagcgcggccCCTCAtacggcgcgctgctgtaGGGCAGAGAAGCAGGAAACAGGATCCCCTCGCCGCAACGCACATGTACGGTTGCTGCACCGTTCCCCACCCCGTCCCTGTTCTTCTGCCagggcccccctcccctcacccccacccccagcCCGGTCACGGACCCATACAGACGTACCTCCACCTCGAAACTgccttccccccaccccatctCTCCCTAACCCCTCTATCGCTCTCACCGTTGCACCGCgtcctcccacccacccccgcccgcccgccgctCAAGTTCGTGCGTATAACCACCCGCTCGCCCTCTACGTgttcgcccccccctctccccagcTAACGTCCCTcccgtcttcctctctcacAGCCTGCCACGCACATCACACCCCTCAACAAGACCAGACATGGCtgccttcgccttctccgcccccGCGCTTCGTGCGGCCGTCGTCGCGatgctactgctgctggcgctgccgacgcagGCCTGGTGGGACAAGGGCCACATGTCCGTCGCCGAGATCGCGCGGCGCAATCTCAAGCCCAATGTGCAGGCAAAGGTGCAGGCCTGCGCCGACGTGCTCAACAAAAATGGCCCCTTCCCCAAGAGCACCAACATCGTCGAGCTCGGCCCCTGGGCGGACGACCTCAAGTCCATGGGCCTCAGCACCATGTCCAGCTGGCACTTCATCGACACCATCTACAACCCGCAGGACGTCAAGATCACCATCAACCCCGTCGACATCGTCAACGTCGCCTCCGTCATCCCGCTGCTCATCAGCGCCATCATGagccccaccgccacctccgaTATCATCACCACCTCCGTCGCAAACCTCATCCACTTCGTCGGCGACATCCACATGCCGCTGCACAGCGCCGACCTCTTCTCGCCCGAGTACCCGCTTGGCGACTTCGGCGGCAACAAGCAGACTGTCATCGTCAACGAGACCTCCGGCACGTCCATGAAGCTGCACGCCTTCTGGGACTCCATGTGCGAGGGCCCGCAGGACTACTCCGTGCGCCCCCTCGACAAAGACGACTACGCCGAACTCTCCGCCTTCGTAGACAACCTTGTCACGTCGTACTCCTTCACCGAGGAGCAGATGATGATGACCAACTCCACCATCATGGCGGCCGAGAGCTACGAGCTAGCCGTCAAGAACGTCTACCCCGGTATCTCCAACGGCACCGTGCTGTCCGAGACGTACAAGGCCAATGGCAAGATCCTCGCCGCCGGCCGCGTCACGCTGGCCGGCTACCGCCTTGCCACCATCCTCAACACCGCGCTCGCCGGCGTGTCCGTGGACACCATTATGAACGGCACGAAGCACATGCAGGACGAGGTTGAGGTCACTCACACTGGTGATACCTATAACTACTACGCCTTCTCCGGGGTTgagagcggcgctgccgccggcatcttcatctcctccttcgccatcGGCTGCCTGCttgccaccgccgtcgtgctCGCCATCCTCTAcacgcgccgcggcagctcaAAGGACGAgagggccgccgctgcctccgcgaACCACAGAATCTGAGCTCGCGCAAGTGCACCCATCAGCTCCTCGTCTCCCGTCGCTCCAGttctttgttttttgtttaaagttcctcctccccctacACCGTTGACTttacctcccccccccgctcccaccgccctccctcccttcctcggCGCCCCACCCCCGGCGTATGCatgaggggaagggggtgtaGAGGAGCGGATGGCGTTGCGGTACAGCGCGTGACGCACCTCCCTGCCTCCACTAACCACgacgccacctccgccttctcAGTTGACAGCCGCTGCTCTGGCCCCGACGCTCTTGCGGGCCTTTTAtggcctctccctccctttgcCTTCGCCTGTTAccctctgcctcccttcCACAGGACTTCCCTGCGTTGGTGGTGCGAGAAGGACCGGTGGACAGACAGAGCGAGCGAACAAGAGGgtaggaggggggagacatATGGGAAGACGTGGCGCGAccgcctgcaccaccacccacccacccacccacccccgccttcGATCCCTCAGGGAGAGACACTCCTCGTCCCTTGCACGCGGCTCCGTCCTCTTCTTTCGTGCGCTCTTCGCGTCTTTATCCACTTCACGCGTGCACATCAGGACACGGATCTGCTCTCTGTTTTATGTCCctgtatatatgtgtatatgtatgtatatgtgtatgtatgtatatatgtatatatatgtatatatgtatatatgtatgtatatgtgtatatgtatatatatgtaaatgtatgtatatatgtgtatgtatatatgtatatatatgtgtatatatatacatatacatgtgtgtgtgtagagaGAAAGATAAGTATTGGTATAAGtatgtacacacacacacatttatatatatatatatattatcTATCTAGTTGGTTTCCAGAGTTTTACAATTTCCGTTTTTTGTCTGTGTTCAGCATCGTGATGGCTTTTGCCATGAGCCCACCCACGCCTCTCGTCGGTGTGCCTGGGCCCGTGTGCTTCTTCGATCTAAAGTaatgtgtctgtgtctgcgtgtgtgcgtgcgtgtgctcctCTAACGTTgactctctctcacacatgcacacgacACACTCGCGCTGTTTTCGGTCTCTTCGACGGCAATCTCAGCCTTTCGCGAAGGTCAGCTCCGATTATTTTTTCTTCGTTCGCGGCCCTCGAATACGTCAGTGTCTGCGCATGTCTGTGCGCACGCTTTGACGTGTGGAGGTCGGGGGTCGGTAGTTCCGTgtgtttttgtgtgtgtgcagcgagTCGTTGCGCGAGGGCCTCGGCTTgggtgctgtgtgcgtgacaTGAGAGAACCCGTTGAATTCTGTTCttcatcccccctccctccacctccccccgTTCTCCGCCCTGTGGTCTTTCTTCGTACGGAACTTGCGTGATGTGGTGGGGTTGTTCGTTTGCAGTGAGccttgcgtgcgtgggtgcgtgcgagtcGGTGTTCTGCACGTGCCAACCACACCTCCATCCCCAGGGCCCCTTTCGTACGTCCTCGAAACCCCCACGCGCATTCCTTGTTGCCCTCTGGTCTCcgaccctctccctctcccttccacAGTGTGTTCGGACTATTCTTTAAAGAGCGCGCGCATAACATACCATAAGCATACGCGTGCATCTGTATACATATACAGATGTGTGCCATATACATAGGCTtacacgtatatatatatatataatgtgtgtgtgtgtgtgtgtgcgtgggcatCGTCTGGTATTTTCTTAGAGAAATGGACAGTGGCGCGGCGAACTTGATGGCGCGTCATCCCCACGTCTCTTCCTctcgaccccctcccctcccctctcactcTCCCGGGGGCCTTccatgtgtgggtgtgggtgtgggtgtgggtgtcgccctttcgcttctcctctttgGATAAGCATAACGGGTCAAAGATAAATCGTTTCGCCGGCCATCATGACATCCAGGCTCAGGGCGAACGCAGGAAAACAACACAACGAAACCGACGAAACTTGCCAcagcgcatacacacacgcacacgcgttgcgtcgccccccccccctttgtTGGGCGAGGGACACGTGCGCTCGCGAACGCAACGGACTCTGTCCTCCGTCTTTTTTGGGGGGGCCGTTGCCGTTTCACCGCGTCTATGCTGCATCTTCACTGCCGGCGTTCGCGCGCCCCCAACACCCACGGCGAACGGCACCTGAAAAGGCACCTCTGGGAGGGGGCCCCGCCCAGTGGCGAGGCgctttcccccctcccccgcccgtctacccccccccaccaacACGAACCGAACCACACACCCCACGGCCCGCACGGCCCCCGCCCCAAACCCGCCGGCCAGGCCGCCACATGTCCTGGGGCCAGGCCGAAAAACCCGCCGTGGCCCGCGCCCTCGGGGGTGGGGACGAGGGCACTGGGCCCCGGGACAAAAAAACGATAGGCCGCTGGCCCGGCCCCGGCACCCTCGCCACCCAACCACCCACACCccggccgccgcggacggGAACGCCCCGCAGCAGGGCAGccaacccccccccacgccccgaggcggggagggggagcgccACGAGCAGTGGCGGCCAGCGGAGCCAataaggagagaaggggtgcGGACGgttgggtgggggagggtgcgGACAGGTGCTGTGGGCGGGCGGCTGTGAAGCTGTCCAATAATACGGCTTGGTGAGCGCACCTGGAGCGAGGGGTGCCCACATGTTGCCCACAGCGTCGTGCACAGCACAGCTCAGGCGCGGCCTAGTATTTCTTGTGCTTTCTCTTATGGCAATGCCCTGGTGGGCTCCGTGTTGCCAGTGCAAggagaaaaggaaaacgtCCCTTGCgggcacagagagggagggggaggggaggtagGCAAGCCGGCCACGCTCAGGAGAAGTCAAAGTGCGGCTGCTTCGTGCGAGACGGCGCCGTCATGGGTGCTGCTAGCGGATGTGTCAGCGGTGGCGAAGACTGTTCCGCCTGCCGGTGCAGATCACCGACATCCATTGACGTCACGGTCACCAACCCGTTGGCGAGGTGCACCACACCCGAGTCCTCCTGCGCAGGAGTGTCGTGTATACACTCGATGGAGTAGCCAGGCACAGCAGCTggtgcgagagcggcggcgccgagaGCCGGTGTGTGCGGGGGTGTAGAAGCCATGAACGCCGTCTTCATTGCACCGTGTACGAGCCGCACCTCCCCAGGCTCGGCATCAGCAATCTGCTGGCGcctctcctgcgcctcggtgccgctgcgagCAGCGCGTTCGCCTCGGTTGGCACTAAGTCCCAGCGGCGGACTCGCCTGCGGTCGCGCGTGCACTTCCTCGTCCCACTCAAGAATTCGAAATTGCCGTGGGGGCTCCGCCACACCCGCGCCAATCGCGCCCGTTGCAGAGCCGTTGTTGGCAATCTCGGCTCCCTCACCTGCCGCGCGCGATCCGCCGCGGTTGGGGGAGGGCAAGCGAGCCGAGAGCATCACACCCTCACGCACCAAAAGCAGCCGCTCGTCCTCGGGTGCCGGCGCGAGCGATGTGACGACTGTCGCAGACAGCGGTGCAGGGACTGGAGACGGGATCGGCGACAGGCTCACAGTCGCATTGGGGTAGGTGCGCAGGCTCCCCAATGGAATAATCTTGGGCGACAACGGCGGTGCGGGCGAGGCGGGACGCCAGCATCGCCCTGCGAGGGAGCTCAGCCCGAGACCCACATCCCCTGCCGGTTCCGGGCACGGGGGCGGGGCAAAAAACTCGGCCTTGCGCGCCTCGAGGTCCGCGAAGGACTCCTCCAGATGCCGCGGTGAGGCGCAGACGGCACCGCggggaggagcggcagcctCACTGGCGCTCCCGGAAAgtgtcgccgccgcaacaGAGGAAATACGCAACTCGGCCAGAAGTTGCCCGTCAGCGCCGGAAAAGGTGGTATGGGTGGCAGTCGGGTTGGTCTCGACGCCTGCGTCGGCGTCCAACGAGCCGCTGTCACTGCTCCTTGAGGAcgtggacgacgaggatgccgCGTGGCCGTGGTCGAGGTCGAGCAGCCATAAAAGCGCTGCGAGCATGGCGGCCGTTCCGAACACCCGGCGCAAGCAGCTGCGATGCGGACTAGTGCGTCGTCGGAGGAAGGCTGCCACGCCACCGTCACCCCTCAGTGGCGCTTGCAGGGTGTGAAGGCGGAAGAGATCGGCAAGGCGaagcgacggtggcgcccTTCTGCACCGtctacgtgtgtgtgtgtgtgtgtgtgtgtactttTACGCGGCAATGCTGTACGGCTCACAGCATTCCTTTCTGATACCGGTGCCACGGAGCGTGCGACACGTCCTTCCATGCGTCCGCACACGTTGAACGCACCTCAGTCGCTCGCACGTCCGCGTGCGCCGGGGGGCGACACATTTTGGAAGATAGAGGCGACATGTgttggagaggagaggagcgccATAACAGATAAGGAGCGGAGAGAAAGTTggcggtgtgcgcgcacCACGGCTGCGGTGTCCTCGCAGAACACACAACCGCTTCGCGCAGCCCTGAAAAGCATgcggaaaggggagagagcgcgagcgcaaggcggcgctccggcgaggcgagagagagatgcaccCCAGCACCAGACAACACCACGCCGCCCGACCAAGACAGGCAGAGAcgaaacagcagcagagcgAGTCCAACGCCGACGCGCCGCTAAGCTGCTtcaatgaaaaaaaaagaggtaAGCCGCGATGTGTGCAAAAGACGGATGTGCACGCTGTCGTGCTCGCCTTCAAATTCGTTTTTTCCCTGCTTAGAACtgttggcgccgccgctcagACGGTCACAACAGGGGCATTCACTCGTCAGCGTGAGCCCCTGCGCGGCCCGGTGTCACAGCCAACCCggccgcgtggtgcgaagcagccgtaggCACGCACGTGTTACGGCACAATGCGCCGATAGCGGCGGGAATACATCGCTctggcctcccccctccccctcctacGTCGGAGGCGGATGACCCTGCCGTCACCACCAGTAGTGGTacggcattggcagggatgaggagggagcggaggggcCACTTGGCTttcccacgcacacagggagagtgtgtatgtatgcgtgtgtgcgccggaTGCCACGACACCGCCCGGCGAGGcgccgcaccgtcaccgcggcAGCCAAAAAATAAAAGGAAacgaggagaaggaaaaCGATGCGGTCGCTTGCATGCAGCTATCTGATATCGGAAGACATGTACCTCTGCCTCCTGCCCATCTGTCGAGAAGCACGCACATCCATGTGCGCACCGCGACGCCTCCGATTCGAATCAGCGTACGGATCGAGAAAGCCATGCGAAGAAACTGAGAACAACtaccgagagagaggacgaggctGGCGGAGGGAGAGTTCGAGCACGTCGTAcgcccatccctccctcacttCTTCTTCGACTTCTCAAAGTCTACCGACACGCCTGCCACGCTGACAGTCGCCCGCGAGCGCTCATCATAGTCGTACCACTCCTGCGACAGGTCGACATCCTCGAACAAGCCACCGCCGGCCGTGACAATCATCCACTGGTTGTCGATCTCCAGCTCCACTGGTCGGCCACCGCGCACCTCGAAGGCCGCAATCACGTTGGCCGGGTTTTCCTCCACCGCGCTGTAGTAACCGGTGCCTGCCGGGACAGAGAGCACGTCGGCTGTGATGTCCGCCTTGCAGAGCTTGCACTTGGATACGAAGTTATGcatgccgccgtcgcgctcgtGCTGCTCCGTCTGGTTGACGTACATCATCCCAGCCGACTTCTCGTTGCACGATGCACATTCAAAACGCAAGCCCCACGCGCGGTTCTTGACCGGCACAATTCGCTCGACCCCCTCCGACTCCTCCACGCTCATGACAGCGTGGAAGACAGGCATGATGAGCCAACGCCGGTGGTCGTTGCGTTGCGTTGTTCGTCCTCGCGCACTTCTCTTCCGCCGCTGCGTCTTTCGCCGGTGGGGCGATACGAGTTGCGGTGTCCTCAAGCGGTGCAACCGCAGCCAACAGAAAGAGCGGTAGGGGGAGAGCGCCGCCGTAGATCGATgcgcagggggggggggcggaggccTGGACGCACAAGTCCCAGGGTAACCAACAGAAGTACAGCACTGGAAGCATACAACGTGTTTTGTGTCGCAGCGCGACAACGAGGCGACAAGATGTCGGCGACGACACGCAGACAGGGGtgggcaggaggaggaggaggacagggagggagggggagagagagagacgtggcagcagagaaggaagaggcaCGGGGAGGCAGAACGCAGccactcgcacacgcgcacatcgGCACATGCACAAAGCAGAAAATAAGGAAGGGCATGGGCGCGTCCCCGCAGAAGAAAAGCAACGTTGAACAGCTTAGTGCGCCATAGCGGCGTCACCCACGCAGACAACGCATAGGGgtatgtgtgggtgcgggCACGCCGGATCCTCTGCTGACGAAACCGTTCGCATCCTTTGACCGTCGCGCGTAGGGGGgtgtgccggtggtgcgtgcgtgttgccTCGGATGATCACGTGCCCAAAGCATCCCACTTCCGCATCATGGCCAGTGCGAGCGTAGGGAGACACAACACCATCAGCTCAGACTGGAATCTCCCCCACATCACCCCGCTTGTACGCATCACCGTGCTTCAGAACGCAGAGCAGGATGTGGGAGAGACGGCGGTACGAAGCTGCGAGAAGCCACACAGATCATGTGCGccatctccccctcctccccccccctcacgcacgcacgcacgcacgcactgccggctccttcgtcttcctcgctACCCTGTTACCGTTGACGATGCTCATTTTGCCACCGTCACGCTGCTGGCGGGGCATGCTCACGAATAAGGGAGAAGAGACTGTACCGAGCCGAGGGGCTCGTGTGCCCGGCAGCTGTCATGTTGCGCGTGCAAAGGGCAAGGTAGGCGCAAGAGGTCATGCCGGTAAGAGAAAGAACGGGGGGGAGTGGCTGGATCATGCGACCGCAGGCCACGGCCCTGTCCCCTGGACCCTAGGAAGACGGCATGATGCGTTTTCTCGACGGCTGCCACTTGCCCACTCTGCACAAAAGCCCcggagcgtgtgcgcgatCTCCGGCTTCTcgcttcaccaccacccggAGATTTTGAAGCACAAGGGGACAAAGCACGAGTTGTTGACGGGGTTGCTGGAGGGCCCCACCGACGCACCCGCCCACACACCTTTCTACGACATTCCATTTTACCAGCATGAGGCGCGCAATCGTgtcaccccccctccccctcccctcctgtcGATAAGCCTAGAAGCCGcactctccgcctccgttCTCGCCGTCTTTCGGCTCTCACATGTTTTACGGCCCCCATGCGCGTCGTGGCACGCGTCTCTCTGCTGGTTGCGAGTGGTTGTTTTGCCTGCAAACAGCGCAATGACGTGCGTAGCGTCCCGCGAAGAGACGCCGGCGAGGCCGATGATCGAGTTGCACCTGCTCTCGTTCAGCACCTTCCGCCCCTCGTGGACGCTTGCCACTGTCGAGTTCGGCTGCATGTCGTCGAACACTGTCCTGCTCGTGATCCCAGCGTCCTTCCTCAGCGTCGCAAACACGGCGTCCAACAGCCCGGACCCGCGGGCTGCCCTTGCCCATCACAACCAGCGGGGTTCCTCGAAGCTCAGCGAACGGATCTTCGGGCCCGAAGCCTTCCGCGCGCCGGCACTCACGAACCTCATCACCGGGATGTAGAacgccgacgcagcggcgcacaggCAGGTCACGCGCATCGCCGTGGTGCGGTGACGGGGTGGtaggggagggcagaggggTCAGCCGGATGCAGTGCCGTATTAGTGGACAGTAGGCGCTTCAT of the Leishmania mexicana MHOM/GT/2001/U1103 complete genome, chromosome 12 genome contains:
- a CDS encoding putative 3'-nucleotidase/nuclease, which produces MAAFAFSAPALRAAVVAMLLLLALPTQAWWDKGHMSVAEIARRNLKPNVQAKVQACADVLNKNGPFPKSTNIVELGPWADDLKSMGLSTMSSWHFIDTIYNPQDVKITINPVDIVNVASVIPLLISAIMSPTATSDIITTSVANLIHFVGDIHMPLHSADLFSPEYPLGDFGGNKQTVIVNETSGTSMKLHAFWDSMCEGPQDYSVRPLDKDDYAELSAFVDNLVTSYSFTEEQMMMTNSTIMAAESYELAVKNVYPGISNGTVLSETYKANGKILAAGRVTLAGYRLATILNTALAGVSVDTIMNGTKHMQDEVEVTHTGDTYNYYAFSGVESGAAAGIFISSFAIGCLLATAVVLAILYTRRGSSKDERAAAASANHRI